Genomic DNA from Methanosarcina sp. MTP4:
GAATCAAGTTCGGTCTTTATCTCAAGCAATTCGGACTCCGTTTCGACGTCTTCAAGGTCTGTCTGTAACTGCTCAAGTTCCGTAATGAGTTCTTCGGCCTCATCAACCAGGTCCTCGTCAAGATCCTCTTCCGAGTCCTCCAGGTTTTCTATCATGCTGGAGATAGACTCCTCCATTCGGCTTTTCATTTCATCAAAGCTTTCTTCATCCGAAGCAAAGGGCGGGGCTTCTCTACCTTCCTCAGCAAACGCACTACCTGGGACTGTACAGAATAAAATTAATAAAGTTGAGATCAGGGAAATTATTTTCATAACGGAAATCTTCATACAATCATCTCGATTCCTGTGTTTTCACCCTTATGTTTTTTCCAGACCAGACATTTCTGCCTGGTCTTATAGGTGGTCTGTTTCTGATATTTCTGATGCGGTTTCGCCGGTCTACAATTCCTTGCCGGTTGACATTCCCCAGATTGGCAGACTTAGATATAAGGTTACTTACAGAAATAAAACCAGATAATGACATAAATTTATAAAATAAACTTTAATTAAGCTTATATGGACTAATTAATCTTTAATTAAGCTTATATAGACTATTTAATCTTTAATAAAGGTTTTAGTGCTTATCAAGGCCATACTGCCTCTTAAATATCTCATCTTTAGCGGTGGCCAAGGGCCGGGTTTCATATCGGTTACTGCCCATATAGAATTCAGGGAAAATATCTTGCAGGGGGTTTTAAGATCAGCCAGGCTTACTACAATCCGGAAATCGAAACTATGGATAGAGGAGAGCTTGATGCTCTCATTGAAGAGCGCGTGCGCTACACGGTAAAATACGCAGCCGAAAATTCTCCTTTTTACAGGAAATGGTTCGAAAGGCACGGGGTAAAGCCCGGGGATATCAAAGCCCATGAAGATCTCCTGGAGCTTCCCGTTATCTCCGGAAAGACCATCCGGGAAAACCAGCCCCCTGAGACCGACTCTTTCCTTTTCAAGAGCGTGGACTGGAAAGACGTGTTCACCATCCACGAAACCAGCGGGACCAGCGGGACACCAAAGGGTTTTTTCTTGACCTGGGAAGACTGGGAAAGGTATGCGGAAAAGTACGCCCGGATCTTTACGTCCCAGGGCTTCGGCTCCGGGGATCGGGTCGTGGTCTGTGCTTCCTACGGGATGAACGTCGGGGCAAATACCATGACCCTTGCGGCAAGCCAGATCGGTATGGCAATTATCCCGGAAGGCAAGTGCACTTTTCCCCTGAGGGTCATCGAATCCTACAGGCCGACAGGTATCGTGGGAAGTGTCTTCAAACTCCTGAACCTTGCCCGGCGGATGCGGGCTGAGGGGCTTGAACCCCAGGAATCGGGTATCGAGAAGCTGGTGGTAGGGGGAGAGGCTTTTGCCGAAGAGTCACGGAATTACCTTGCGGAAATCTGGGGCTGTCCGGTCTACAACATTTATGGGAGCACGGAAGGGACCATGTGCGGGGAGTGCAGTGAAATTTCGGGGCTACACGTGCCCGAAGATATGGTCCATATGGACGTCTATGACCCCAGGATCGAAAATTTTGTGCCTGACGGGGAATGCGGACGAGTTGTCCTGAGCACCCTTCTGCCTGTGGGCGCAAAGGCGGGGAACCTTCTCTTAAACTACGATACCGAGGACACAACTGTGGTGATCACCCGGAACCCTTGCCCCTGCGGGCGGACGCATATGAAAATCATGACTCCCCAGAGGGAAGCCGAGACGGTCTGGGTGGCAAACACTCCCTTTAACCGGGTCGATGTGGAAAGGGGGGTCTTCCAGCGCGGGAATATGGACTATCTTACAGGGGAATACGAAGCTTTTCTCTATGGGGACGAGGACGAAGGAGAAGTTACGCTCAGGGTCAGCATGGAGTGCGAGAACCCGGAGACCTGTGACAGGGACTTTATTAAGGAAAATTTCCTTAGGGCTTTCCTGCAGTACAGGCTGTTATTATCCCGGGCGTATGATGAGGGTTTTTTCAAGATCCTTTTCAATTTCACAGGCCACAAAGGGCTGGAACTGCATAAGATTAAGGGCAGGCCAAAAAGGCTTGTGGACCGCAGGTGAGAAAAATGATTTGCTTCCCGGGGCAGCTTTCCCGAGGTGCCTTTTTTGAAACCTCTTTCCCTGAAGCGTTTCAGCTTGTTTTTTCGGGGGTGACTGGTCCCTTCCTGAAAAACCCTCTATAATTTCAAATATATAATCTTTTTACAGTGATTCTTTTAATTTTGAGTATATATCTCGGTTTGACTTCTTAATATATA
This window encodes:
- the ftsA gene encoding coenzyme F390 synthetase — its product is MSQAYYNPEIETMDRGELDALIEERVRYTVKYAAENSPFYRKWFERHGVKPGDIKAHEDLLELPVISGKTIRENQPPETDSFLFKSVDWKDVFTIHETSGTSGTPKGFFLTWEDWERYAEKYARIFTSQGFGSGDRVVVCASYGMNVGANTMTLAASQIGMAIIPEGKCTFPLRVIESYRPTGIVGSVFKLLNLARRMRAEGLEPQESGIEKLVVGGEAFAEESRNYLAEIWGCPVYNIYGSTEGTMCGECSEISGLHVPEDMVHMDVYDPRIENFVPDGECGRVVLSTLLPVGAKAGNLLLNYDTEDTTVVITRNPCPCGRTHMKIMTPQREAETVWVANTPFNRVDVERGVFQRGNMDYLTGEYEAFLYGDEDEGEVTLRVSMECENPETCDRDFIKENFLRAFLQYRLLLSRAYDEGFFKILFNFTGHKGLELHKIKGRPKRLVDRR